Genomic segment of Kibdelosporangium phytohabitans:
TCACCTGCGAGTTGAGCTCGGCGGGTGGCGGCGCGGCGGCCCGCGCCTCAGCGGACGGCGGGCTGGCGGCGGCGATCCCGGCCACCAGCGAACAAGCGGCGGCCATCAGGCCGAGCCTTCGTTGAAGGGACACCAGACACTCCTTCGTGTGTCGGACGGGACACCGGTCAACAGGCATACCGGCGGCAGGGTTCTCGTCCTACGTGTCTGAGGTTGTCCAGCGCACGGGCGCGTGCGGCAATCCCAACTCGTCATAACAGGCCGCACTCATCGAGCCGGGAACGAGCCGTCGCCGAACAGGATGCGGGCGGCGGCCGCACGTCCCGACGGCGTGCGCAGCAACGTGAACGCGGCCTCGGCGGTAGCAGGTCGCCGCAAGCGAGAGAAAACGTCACGCAGCAACAGCCGGACACGAAACCGAGCGCGCAGCGAGGCGCCGTCGTAGTGGCGTAAAACCGAGGCATCACTGGTGCGGAGATAGTCACACGTGACTGAGGCCGCGAGTTCCGCCATGCGCAAGCACGGGTCGAGGCCCCCGGCTGTCAACGGTGACACCGCGCCCGCCGCGTCACCGACAAGCAGACCGTCCGTGCAGACAATCCGGCGCAGCACCCCGCCGACAGGAATGGGACCACCACGATGATGTGATGGTCCGACGGGCGAAGGCATTTCGGGAAATCGGTCCATGAACGTCCGAAGCAGCCGGGGAAGTGGCGCGGCCAGCCGGTCCGGCCGTCCGGCCAGGCCGGCGTGGGCGTTCTGCCCGTCGTCAACGAGCCACGCGAGATAACCGGGAGCCAGTCGGGGATCGACGACGCAATGAAACGTCGGCACACCGCCTGTGTTGACTCCGAACACCTTCTCCGCGCCGATGATCAAGTGCTTGTTGACGTCGAGACCCAGGCGACGGGCCACCGTTGAGCGCGCGCCATCAGCGCCGATGGTGAATCGGGCCCGGATCTTGCGCGACGGATACGAGACGCCCATGCGCACGACGGCACCCGCTTGTGTGGCTTGGGCAAGCGCTTCCGCGTAGATCCCGGGCATGTCACCGACGCGGAATTCGTCGTGGGGACTGACCAGTTCGACGGGCGCGCGCAGCGAAGGCGGGTAGAGCACGACGCG
This window contains:
- a CDS encoding NAD(P)/FAD-dependent oxidoreductase, with protein sequence METADVLVIGAGLAGLRTARLLAQQGLDVLVCERRSNLGTGIRTTGIFVRRTLSDFTLPARYLGPAVRRVVLYPPSLRAPVELVSPHDEFRVGDMPGIYAEALAQATQAGAVVRMGVSYPSRKIRARFTIGADGARSTVARRLGLDVNKHLIIGAEKVFGVNTGGVPTFHCVVDPRLAPGYLAWLVDDGQNAHAGLAGRPDRLAAPLPRLLRTFMDRFPEMPSPVGPSHHRGGPIPVGGVLRRIVCTDGLLVGDAAGAVSPLTAGGLDPCLRMAELAASVTCDYLRTSDASVLRHYDGASLRARFRVRLLLRDVFSRLRRPATAEAAFTLLRTPSGRAAAARILFGDGSFPAR